Proteins encoded by one window of Cylindrospermum stagnale PCC 7417:
- the gloB gene encoding hydroxyacylglutathione hydrolase, giving the protein MQVIRLEALSDNYIFLLHDAQENIAAVVDPAVAEPVLKQLAQLKAELVAILNTHHHHDHVGGNQQLIQHFPQVTVYGGVEDRGRIPGQQVFLQQGDRISFGDRVAEIVFVPGHTRAHIAYYFPPAPAGETGELFCGDTLFAGGCGRLFEGTPTQMLDSLAKLRALPDNTRVWCAHEYTLKNLQFALTVDGENADLQKRYDQVKACRDRQQATVPSLLGVEKRTNPFLRWEQPSLQLAANSHDSVQTFARIRGMKDRF; this is encoded by the coding sequence ATGCAGGTAATCCGTCTTGAGGCACTCTCAGACAACTATATATTTTTACTGCACGATGCACAGGAAAATATCGCTGCTGTTGTCGATCCAGCGGTGGCTGAACCAGTCTTAAAGCAACTTGCACAACTAAAAGCTGAGTTGGTGGCAATTTTGAACACCCATCATCATCACGATCATGTGGGTGGCAATCAGCAGCTAATTCAACATTTTCCCCAAGTGACAGTTTATGGTGGTGTTGAGGATCGAGGGCGAATTCCCGGACAGCAGGTGTTTTTGCAACAAGGCGATCGCATTTCTTTTGGCGATCGCGTCGCGGAAATCGTCTTCGTTCCCGGACATACCCGCGCTCACATCGCTTACTACTTTCCCCCAGCACCAGCCGGCGAGACGGGGGAGTTATTCTGTGGTGATACTCTGTTTGCTGGCGGTTGCGGTCGCTTGTTTGAAGGGACACCAACACAAATGCTAGACTCCCTCGCTAAACTCCGCGCTCTTCCCGATAATACCCGCGTTTGGTGCGCCCACGAATACACTTTAAAGAATCTGCAATTTGCCCTCACCGTGGATGGTGAGAACGCAGATTTACAAAAACGCTACGATCAAGTCAAGGCTTGCCGCGATCGCCAACAAGCTACCGTTCCCTCGCTGTTGGGTGTGGAAAAGCGGACGAATCCCTTTTTAAGGTGGGAGCAACCATCATTACAATTAGCTGCCAACAGTCATGATTCAGTACAAACCTTTGCTCGGATTCGGGGAATGAAAGACAGATTTTAG
- a CDS encoding glycosyltransferase family 2 protein: protein MTPLVTIIVTCFNQASYLERSVKSVLSQTFTDLECIMVDDGSTDNTQEVAKQLMNLDSRVSYFYKENGGVSSSRNYGVKQAQGKWIQFLDGDDWIHENKIKFQLDHLSDLHDEDNTVFYTDYERVFIDREQQIINRQENIVNSLSRDQLIERLLIPDFLADSPFPLLQQCLLMSRDILNKKLFDERLKALQDRDFTLDLLLLGANFVYTPLIGAYYTKHQSNRTNNWPYMKGYYILFYETVCTKHQDLISLCQVGIDFLIKEAIREKESENFARLIKIFSPPLYMLNKKIKINHRSVLKFIYQTRLIIPSFVLYEKYRGPRSQKIISIFSHFSNFFKKPNNSYISSD, encoded by the coding sequence ATGACTCCACTTGTTACGATTATTGTTACCTGTTTTAATCAAGCTAGCTACCTAGAACGCTCAGTTAAAAGCGTACTATCACAAACGTTTACTGACCTTGAATGTATCATGGTAGATGATGGCTCTACTGATAACACTCAAGAAGTTGCAAAGCAATTAATGAATCTAGATTCAAGAGTAAGCTACTTCTATAAAGAAAATGGCGGAGTGTCTTCAAGTCGTAATTATGGCGTTAAACAGGCACAAGGCAAGTGGATTCAGTTTTTAGATGGAGACGATTGGATTCACGAAAATAAAATAAAATTTCAATTAGATCATCTAAGTGACTTGCATGACGAAGACAACACTGTTTTTTATACAGATTATGAACGGGTGTTCATAGACAGAGAACAACAAATTATCAACAGACAAGAAAATATAGTTAATTCTTTATCAAGAGACCAATTGATAGAGCGATTACTCATCCCTGATTTTTTAGCTGATTCACCATTTCCTTTACTTCAGCAATGTCTATTGATGAGTAGAGATATTCTCAATAAAAAGTTATTTGACGAGAGGCTGAAAGCTCTGCAAGATAGAGATTTTACATTAGACCTTTTACTTTTAGGGGCGAATTTTGTATACACCCCGTTAATTGGAGCATATTATACAAAACATCAGTCTAATAGAACTAATAACTGGCCTTACATGAAAGGTTATTATATTTTGTTCTACGAGACGGTGTGCACCAAGCATCAGGATTTGATTTCTTTATGCCAAGTAGGGATAGATTTTTTAATTAAAGAAGCAATTAGAGAAAAAGAATCTGAAAATTTTGCTCGGCTAATTAAAATATTTTCCCCTCCTTTGTACATGTTAAATAAAAAAATCAAGATTAATCATCGCTCTGTACTCAAGTTTATTTATCAAACTAGGCTAATTATTCCCAGTTTTGTACTGTATGAAAAATACCGAGGCCCGCGCTCTCAAAAAATCATATCTATTTTTTCCCACTTCAGCAACTTTTTCAAAAAACCAAATAACAGTTATATCAGCAGTGATTAA
- a CDS encoding glycosyltransferase family 4 protein — MKGKVSLVVSDLSGGGSVRAFLLAQVLKKIDYDVEVVGFLFGQELYAIPPVGIPVSAVDGKNYPEFFTSAKKLWQKLDGDIIYAIKPKPTSFGVSLLHKLASRRPLLLDMDDWELSWHGGFEWKYRPSLKQFARDIIKQDGVLRFPDHPLYLQWMENLVSRANGITIDTQFLQDRFGGVYVPNGKDIAMFNPEKYNPEISRERYGLAKYRILMFPGAPRPHKGVEDVLIALDQLNQQDLRLVIVGGSPYDDYDDRLIEKWGRWIIKLPKCPVEVMPEVVAAAHVVVVPQRDNVIARAQFPLKLTDGMAMAKPVLSTRVGDIPEILAETGYLVDPGCPEQIASQIQLIFADLEQADKRGRMARERCVEKYSLEAMASTLSELISRL, encoded by the coding sequence ATGAAAGGCAAAGTTTCGTTAGTTGTGAGTGACTTGTCTGGAGGAGGCTCAGTTCGAGCCTTTTTACTCGCTCAAGTCCTAAAAAAAATTGATTATGACGTAGAGGTTGTAGGCTTTTTATTTGGTCAGGAATTGTACGCTATTCCTCCTGTAGGCATACCAGTATCAGCTGTTGATGGCAAAAACTATCCTGAGTTTTTTACATCAGCTAAAAAGCTTTGGCAAAAACTAGATGGCGATATTATTTATGCCATCAAACCTAAGCCGACAAGTTTTGGTGTGTCTCTACTGCATAAATTAGCCAGCCGTCGTCCTTTACTTTTAGATATGGACGACTGGGAACTTAGCTGGCATGGAGGTTTTGAATGGAAGTATCGTCCCAGTCTGAAGCAGTTTGCCAGGGACATTATTAAGCAGGATGGTGTATTGAGATTTCCCGATCATCCACTTTATCTCCAGTGGATGGAAAATTTAGTATCTCGTGCCAATGGAATAACGATAGATACTCAGTTTCTTCAAGACCGCTTTGGCGGTGTTTATGTGCCTAATGGCAAAGATATTGCCATGTTTAACCCTGAGAAATATAACCCAGAGATCAGCAGAGAGCGTTATGGTCTAGCGAAGTATCGAATTCTCATGTTTCCTGGTGCACCAAGACCTCACAAGGGGGTTGAAGATGTTTTAATAGCGTTAGATCAGTTGAATCAGCAAGATTTAAGATTAGTAATTGTTGGTGGTAGTCCTTACGATGATTATGATGATCGGCTGATTGAAAAATGGGGACGTTGGATTATCAAATTACCAAAGTGTCCTGTGGAGGTTATGCCTGAGGTTGTAGCAGCTGCTCACGTCGTGGTTGTTCCCCAGCGAGATAATGTGATTGCTCGCGCCCAATTTCCTCTAAAGTTGACAGATGGAATGGCAATGGCTAAACCTGTGTTATCAACGCGAGTGGGAGACATTCCCGAAATTTTAGCAGAAACTGGTTATCTAGTTGATCCTGGTTGTCCCGAACAAATTGCCTCACAAATTCAACTGATATTTGCGGATTTAGAGCAAGCCGATAAGCGAGGCAGAATGGCTAGAGAAAGATGTGTAGAGAAATATAGCTTAGAGGCTATGGCATCTACCCTATCTGAGTTAATTTCCCGTTTGTGA
- a CDS encoding ATP-binding cassette domain-containing protein → MSNSKLLLNFAKPYPARIFFTILFGFSGALFNGVGTTLVVPVVLNIVGQPIDLTGAPQIIKAVISPFNSVPENYRLVVMATSIIFTIILKNLATYIGTLVSSSLTRTLISDMREAGVKLLLEIDLDYYTKMKVGDLINSLGGEIGRAASAIGGVIRLIIVAITILVFIFLLLSISWQLTIASTVLLSFVTLVNQYSISRSRYFGTQLSEMSKAYSISVLEMLNGIRLVKATGNEDREYHRIEKLINDREKADFQSQVNSEAIAPISEVTGIIALILIVLLGRTLFADQITSVSAVLLTYLLILLRLLPFISQLNALRSSFANLGSSIDIVADFLRKDNKPFMGSGSIPYHKLQQGVHFNHLYFSYPNQQNIVLQDIDLYLPRGTTLALVGSSGAGKSTMADLLPRFYDPTSGCITLDGKDLREFDLKSVRKAMGIVSQDTFLFNDSVRNNIAYGRLEATDDEILVAAKRANAYEFISKLSQGFDTVIGDRGVMLSGGQRQRLAIARALVQNPEILILDEATSALDTVSERLVQAALDDLSRDRTTLVIAHRLSTVQKADQIAVLDQGRVVEVGTHEELLQKGGYYSRLYSMQFSDQPEVSTRRNPSFNRISHELRTRLNSMIGFLGLLVDDIVDNAQERQELIEESYNSALRVLNTIDVLDDVVNLRINWQLSSDIDQNHNGTSQHQNFSHISDEFRMQLYPLLSSLRLLADKLESGLQEQNQLIAESYHSALHLLDTLEIFENRVKS, encoded by the coding sequence ATGTCTAACAGCAAACTACTACTAAATTTTGCTAAACCTTATCCAGCTAGGATATTCTTCACAATCTTGTTTGGATTTTCCGGTGCTTTGTTTAATGGTGTAGGTACTACACTCGTTGTACCAGTTGTGCTCAACATTGTAGGTCAACCTATAGATTTAACAGGTGCACCACAGATTATTAAAGCAGTTATTTCTCCCTTTAATAGTGTTCCCGAAAATTACCGACTAGTGGTGATGGCTACATCAATTATATTCACAATTATTCTCAAGAATTTAGCTACCTATATCGGTACTTTGGTGTCGAGTTCCCTAACGCGGACGCTGATATCGGATATGCGAGAAGCAGGAGTGAAGTTATTGCTAGAAATCGATCTAGATTATTACACCAAAATGAAAGTTGGTGATCTAATCAACAGTCTTGGTGGAGAAATTGGTCGGGCTGCTAGTGCTATAGGTGGTGTAATTAGGTTAATTATTGTAGCGATTACAATTTTAGTTTTTATATTTTTACTACTATCCATATCCTGGCAGTTAACCATTGCTTCTACAGTTTTGCTGTCCTTTGTCACCTTAGTAAATCAATATTCCATCTCCCGTTCTCGATATTTTGGTACACAACTTTCAGAAATGTCTAAAGCTTATTCCATTTCTGTATTGGAAATGCTAAATGGGATTCGCCTAGTCAAGGCAACTGGCAATGAAGATAGAGAGTATCACAGGATTGAAAAGCTAATTAATGACCGGGAAAAAGCAGATTTTCAATCTCAGGTAAATTCTGAGGCTATTGCACCAATCAGTGAAGTAACGGGGATTATTGCCTTAATCTTAATTGTCTTACTGGGTCGAACCTTATTTGCAGACCAGATTACTTCAGTTTCAGCGGTTTTACTCACCTATTTATTGATCCTACTGCGACTGCTACCATTTATTTCTCAGTTAAATGCTCTTCGCAGTAGCTTTGCTAATTTGGGTTCGAGTATAGATATTGTTGCTGATTTTTTACGAAAAGATAATAAGCCGTTCATGGGAAGCGGTAGTATTCCCTATCATAAATTACAGCAGGGAGTGCACTTTAACCATCTTTATTTTTCCTACCCTAATCAGCAGAACATAGTACTTCAGGATATAGATTTATATTTACCACGGGGTACTACTCTGGCTTTGGTGGGTAGTTCTGGCGCTGGTAAATCAACAATGGCAGACCTCTTACCCAGATTTTATGACCCCACATCTGGCTGTATTACTTTAGATGGAAAAGATTTGCGGGAATTCGATCTGAAATCGGTGCGGAAGGCGATGGGAATTGTCAGTCAAGATACGTTTTTGTTTAATGACTCAGTGCGGAATAATATTGCCTACGGACGACTAGAGGCTACTGATGATGAAATTCTCGTAGCAGCAAAGCGAGCAAATGCCTACGAGTTTATTAGCAAATTGTCCCAGGGATTTGACACCGTGATTGGCGATCGCGGCGTGATGCTATCTGGTGGACAAAGGCAAAGATTAGCGATCGCCCGCGCACTAGTCCAAAATCCAGAAATTCTGATTTTAGATGAAGCCACCAGCGCTTTAGATACCGTTTCCGAACGCTTGGTGCAAGCTGCACTTGACGATCTGAGTCGCGATCGCACAACACTAGTCATTGCTCACCGCCTTTCCACAGTCCAAAAAGCTGATCAAATTGCCGTCTTAGATCAAGGGCGTGTCGTGGAAGTAGGAACCCACGAAGAACTTTTACAAAAGGGTGGTTATTACTCACGCCTATACTCAATGCAATTTAGCGATCAACCTGAAGTTTCCACTAGACGTAATCCCAGCTTTAACCGGATTTCTCACGAACTGCGGACAAGACTTAACTCGATGATTGGTTTCCTTGGACTGTTAGTTGATGATATAGTAGACAACGCCCAAGAGCGGCAAGAGCTAATTGAAGAATCATATAATTCAGCCTTAAGAGTTCTCAATACTATTGATGTTTTGGACGATGTGGTTAACCTGAGAATAAACTGGCAATTATCGTCAGATATAGACCAAAATCATAATGGGACTAGTCAGCATCAGAACTTTAGTCACATCTCCGATGAATTTCGGATGCAGCTCTATCCGCTCCTTAGCTCTCTGCGCTTGCTAGCCGATAAATTAGAATCTGGACTCCAAGAACAAAATCAATTAATTGCAGAATCTTATCACTCTGCTCTTCACCTTCTAGATACGTTAGAAATTTTTGAGAATAGAGTTAAATCCTAG
- the rplI gene encoding 50S ribosomal protein L9, with the protein MVKRVQLVLNQDISKLGKSGDLVEVAPGYARNYLIPQKKATHATPGILKQVERRREKERQLQLELRQQAEAQKVALEKVGSLKIAKQVGENEAIFGTVTTQDIAEAIQAATGQEVDRRGITIPDINHLGTYKAEIKLFSDVAAEIEIEVVPS; encoded by the coding sequence ATGGTGAAACGCGTACAGTTAGTTTTAAATCAGGATATCAGCAAGCTAGGCAAATCTGGCGACTTAGTAGAAGTAGCTCCCGGCTATGCTCGTAATTATCTGATTCCCCAAAAAAAGGCAACTCATGCCACCCCCGGCATTCTCAAGCAAGTAGAACGCCGGCGCGAGAAAGAACGTCAGCTGCAATTAGAACTCAGACAACAAGCTGAAGCGCAAAAAGTAGCTCTGGAAAAAGTTGGTAGCTTGAAAATTGCCAAGCAAGTTGGTGAAAATGAAGCTATTTTCGGTACAGTCACTACCCAAGATATTGCCGAGGCAATTCAGGCAGCTACCGGTCAAGAAGTTGATCGCCGTGGCATTACTATCCCCGATATCAACCACCTGGGTACATACAAAGCCGAAATTAAGCTGTTTTCTGACGTAGCAGCAGAAATCGAGATTGAAGTCGTCCCTAGCTAA